In a single window of the Clostridia bacterium genome:
- the rpsC gene encoding 30S ribosomal protein S3, producing the protein MGQKVNPHGLRIGIIKDWDTKWYANDKNFSELLVEDVKLRKYIKKKLYISGISRIEIERAANKIKININTAKPGLVIGKGGTGIEELRKELEKMSQKSVLINITEIKMPEVEAQLVAENIASQLEKRISFRRAMKQAMSRAMKLGAKGIKTAVAGRLGGAEIARTEHYHEGTIPLQTLRADIDYGFAEADTTYGKLGVKVWIYKGEVLPAVKKAKKAEGGEA; encoded by the coding sequence ATGGGCCAGAAGGTAAATCCACACGGACTCCGTATTGGTATTATAAAGGATTGGGATACAAAATGGTATGCCAATGATAAGAATTTTAGCGAGCTTTTAGTAGAAGACGTAAAGTTGAGAAAATATATAAAGAAGAAATTATATATTTCCGGCATATCAAGAATTGAGATAGAAAGAGCTGCTAACAAGATCAAAATTAATATAAATACTGCTAAGCCCGGATTAGTAATCGGAAAAGGCGGTACAGGTATTGAAGAACTCAGGAAAGAATTAGAGAAAATGTCTCAGAAGAGCGTACTTATAAACATAACTGAGATCAAAATGCCTGAGGTTGAGGCTCAGCTTGTAGCAGAAAACATAGCATCACAGCTTGAAAAGAGAATATCTTTCAGAAGAGCTATGAAGCAGGCTATGTCAAGAGCAATGAAGTTGGGTGCCAAAGGTATAAAAACTGCAGTTGCAGGACGTCTTGGCGGTGCTGAAATTGCAAGGACTGAGCATTATCATGAAGGAACTATTCCCTTACAGACTTTAAGAGCTGATATAGATTATGGCTTTGCGGAAGCAGACACAACATATGGAAAGCTCGGTGTTAAAGTATGGATATATAAAGGTGAAGTTCTTCCTGCTGTTAAGAAAGCGAAAAAGGCGGAAGGAGGAGAAGCATAA
- the rplB gene encoding 50S ribosomal protein L2, which yields MAVKKYSPTTPARRFMTVSTFEEITKKEPEKSLLEPLKKNGGRNSYGRITVRHQGGGAKQKYRVIDFKRDKDGIKSKVVAIEYDPNRTANIALLQYIDGEKRYIIAPVNLKVGDTVESGENADIRPGNALPLHNIPVGSMIHNIELKPGKGAQIVRAAGNAAQLMAKEGQYASVRLPSGEVRLFRLECKATLGQVSNIDHENISIGKAGRKRWMGIRPTVRGVVMNPVDHPHGGGEGKSPIGRPSPVTPWGKPTLGYKTRKKKNKSDKFIVKRRNQK from the coding sequence ATGGCAGTAAAAAAGTATAGTCCTACTACTCCCGCCAGAAGATTTATGACAGTGTCAACTTTTGAGGAGATAACAAAGAAAGAACCAGAAAAGTCATTGTTGGAACCTTTAAAGAAAAACGGCGGTAGAAACTCTTACGGTAGGATCACTGTTCGTCACCAGGGTGGCGGTGCAAAACAGAAGTACAGAGTAATAGACTTCAAAAGGGATAAAGACGGAATAAAATCAAAAGTAGTTGCTATAGAATACGATCCAAACAGAACTGCAAATATTGCCCTTCTCCAGTACATTGACGGTGAAAAAAGGTATATAATAGCACCTGTTAATTTGAAAGTTGGAGATACAGTAGAATCAGGCGAAAATGCAGATATAAGACCTGGAAATGCATTACCCCTTCATAATATACCTGTTGGTTCAATGATTCACAATATTGAGTTGAAGCCAGGAAAGGGTGCGCAGATTGTAAGAGCTGCAGGAAACGCTGCACAGTTAATGGCTAAAGAAGGACAATATGCTTCAGTAAGATTGCCTTCAGGCGAAGTTAGACTGTTCAGGCTTGAATGCAAAGCTACACTCGGACAGGTTAGCAATATAGATCACGAAAATATCTCAATAGGAAAAGCCGGAAGAAAGAGATGGATGGGTATCAGACCTACAGTACGTGGTGTTGTAATGAATCCAGTAGACCATCCGCACGGTGGTGGTGAAGGTAAATCACCTATCGGAAGACCAAGTCCGGTAACTCCATGGGGTAAGCCTACATTGGGATACAAGACAAGGAAGAAGAAAAACAAATCTGATAAATTTATCGTTAAGAGAAGAAATCAGAAATAA
- the rplC gene encoding 50S ribosomal protein L3, translating to MNKFIMGTKVGMTQIFNEDGLSIPVTVIQAGPVTVVQKKTVDNDGYNSVKVGFSDVEEKKLNKPEKGLFAKVKVAPKKFLKEFRATDSEKYEVGQEIKVADMFQAGDKVDVSGVSKGKGFQGTIKRYGQKGGAETHGSMYHRRVGSMSANTNPARVFKGKKLPGHMGVDNITVQNLDIVRVDTERNLLLVKGAVPGPKGGLLVIKDTVKSGK from the coding sequence ATGAATAAGTTCATCATGGGCACCAAAGTTGGTATGACCCAGATCTTTAATGAAGACGGTCTTTCAATCCCTGTTACAGTAATCCAGGCTGGCCCTGTTACAGTAGTACAGAAAAAGACTGTTGACAACGATGGTTACAACTCTGTAAAGGTTGGTTTCTCAGACGTTGAAGAAAAGAAGCTTAACAAGCCGGAAAAAGGTTTGTTCGCTAAAGTTAAGGTAGCGCCAAAGAAATTCTTGAAAGAATTCAGAGCAACAGATTCTGAAAAGTATGAAGTTGGACAGGAAATTAAAGTAGCGGACATGTTCCAAGCTGGAGATAAAGTGGACGTAAGCGGCGTATCCAAGGGTAAAGGTTTTCAGGGTACAATCAAGCGTTACGGACAAAAAGGCGGCGCAGAAACACACGGTTCAATGTACCATAGAAGAGTCGGTTCAATGAGTGCTAATACAAATCCTGCTAGGGTATTCAAAGGTAAGAAATTACCTGGACATATGGGTGTTGACAACATAACAGTTCAGAATCTCGACATCGTTAGAGTTGACACTGAAAGAAACCTGCTTCTTGTTAAAGGCGCAGTACCAGGACCTAAAGGTGGTCTTCTGGTAATCAAGGATACCGTTAAGTCTGGTAAATAA
- the rpsS gene encoding 30S ribosomal protein S19 has protein sequence MSRSLKKGPYVDAKLLKKIEEMNKVNDKKVLKTWSRASTIFPQMVGHTIAVYDGKKHVPIYLTEDMVGHKLGEFAPTRTFKGHGGHTERSTSLK, from the coding sequence ATGAGCAGATCGTTAAAAAAGGGACCTTATGTAGATGCAAAGCTTCTTAAAAAAATAGAAGAAATGAATAAGGTAAATGACAAAAAAGTTCTGAAGACTTGGTCAAGAGCATCAACTATTTTTCCACAGATGGTTGGACACACAATAGCAGTTTATGACGGCAAAAAACACGTTCCTATATATTTGACAGAAGACATGGTAGGCCATAAGTTGGGAGAATTTGCTCCTACCAGAACCTTTAAGGGACATGGCGGCCATACAGAGAGGTCAACATCGTTGAAATAA
- the rplD gene encoding 50S ribosomal protein L4 produces MPKVDLYNVKGEVVGNVSLSDTVFGVEVNKEAMHAAVVNQLANLRQGTQSTKTKSEVRGGGRKPWRQKGTGRGRQGSIRSAQWIKGGIVLGPKPRSYRYTLPKKVKRIALKSALTSKVAGQDIFVLDNFGFDKIKTKQMVEVLKNLKVDSSVLVVISGKDDNVEKSARNIPGVKTALVNTINVFDILKHDKFLITKDAVSKVEEVYA; encoded by the coding sequence ATGCCAAAAGTTGATTTATATAATGTAAAAGGCGAAGTGGTTGGTAACGTAAGCCTGAGTGACACCGTATTCGGAGTTGAAGTAAACAAAGAAGCGATGCACGCAGCAGTAGTAAACCAGTTAGCAAATTTGAGACAAGGTACTCAGTCTACTAAGACAAAGAGTGAAGTTAGAGGCGGCGGTAGAAAGCCTTGGAGACAAAAAGGAACCGGTAGAGGAAGACAGGGAAGTATCCGTTCTGCTCAGTGGATCAAAGGTGGTATCGTATTAGGACCTAAGCCTAGGAGCTATAGATACACATTGCCAAAGAAGGTTAAGAGAATTGCCCTTAAGTCTGCTTTGACATCAAAGGTAGCAGGCCAGGATATCTTTGTTCTCGATAACTTCGGTTTTGACAAAATCAAAACAAAACAAATGGTAGAAGTTTTAAAGAACCTCAAAGTTGATTCAAGCGTATTGGTTGTTATCTCCGGAAAGGATGATAATGTTGAAAAGTCAGCAAGAAACATCCCCGGGGTTAAAACAGCTTTAGTAAATACAATCAACGTATTTGATATTTTAAAGCATGACAAATTCCTGATCACTAAGGATGCCGTATCAAAAGTTGAGGAGGTGTACGCATAA
- the rplW gene encoding 50S ribosomal protein L23: MRSPEDIIRKPFVTEKSNMEIASGKYTFIVDPKATKTEIKVAVEKLFNVKVLQVNTMNFEGKIKRMGVHQGPRPDWKKAIVKIDLDPKPVAYKEKGGKEVATNKKYKTSIEEFGVAQ; encoded by the coding sequence ATGAGAAGCCCAGAAGATATTATCAGAAAGCCTTTTGTTACTGAGAAAAGCAATATGGAGATCGCAAGCGGAAAGTACACCTTCATTGTAGATCCTAAGGCAACTAAAACTGAGATCAAAGTAGCAGTTGAAAAGCTTTTCAATGTAAAAGTACTTCAAGTAAACACCATGAACTTTGAAGGAAAAATCAAGAGAATGGGTGTCCACCAGGGACCAAGACCTGACTGGAAAAAAGCAATTGTTAAGATCGACCTCGATCCTAAGCCTGTAGCTTACAAGGAAAAGGGCGGCAAAGAAGTTGCAACCAACAAGAAATACAAGACAAGCATTGAGGAATTTGGCGTAGCTCAATAA
- the rpsJ gene encoding 30S ribosomal protein S10 — MASKQKIRIRLKAFDHQLLDQSAEKIVETAKRTGAKVSGPVPLPTEKEIITILRAPHKYKDSREQFEMRTHKRLIDILLPTPKTVDSLMRLDLPAGVDIEIKL, encoded by the coding sequence ATGGCAAGCAAGCAAAAAATCAGAATCAGATTAAAAGCATTTGATCATCAGCTTCTTGATCAATCCGCAGAAAAGATTGTTGAAACTGCAAAGAGAACAGGCGCTAAAGTGTCTGGTCCAGTGCCGTTGCCGACAGAGAAGGAAATCATCACTATTTTGAGAGCTCCTCACAAGTACAAGGATTCTCGTGAACAGTTCGAAATGAGAACTCACAAAAGACTGATCGACATTCTTCTTCCAACACCGAAGACAGTAGATTCCTTGATGAGATTGGATCTTCCTGCAGGTGTTGATATCGAAATCAAACTGTAA
- the rplV gene encoding 50S ribosomal protein L22: MGKDEGRAILKYARISSRKVKIVLDLIKGKGIDEAYGIVKYTPKAASELLYKLLKSAESNATNNNGLNRDELYVAEANATQGPTLKRIMPRAQGRANRIRKRTSHITLVLKEKK; encoded by the coding sequence ATAGGTAAAGATGAAGGAAGAGCTATTCTTAAATATGCTCGTATATCATCAAGAAAAGTTAAAATTGTTCTGGATTTAATAAAAGGTAAAGGTATAGATGAGGCTTACGGTATAGTAAAATATACTCCCAAAGCGGCTTCAGAATTACTATACAAACTTTTGAAATCAGCAGAATCAAATGCAACCAATAACAACGGATTGAATAGAGATGAACTTTATGTGGCTGAGGCAAATGCTACTCAGGGTCCTACATTAAAGAGAATAATGCCTAGAGCTCAAGGTAGAGCTAACAGAATCAGAAAAAGAACAAGCCATATAACATTAGTATTAAAGGAAAAAAAATAA